Proteins from a genomic interval of Papaver somniferum cultivar HN1 chromosome 4, ASM357369v1, whole genome shotgun sequence:
- the LOC113362745 gene encoding uncharacterized protein LOC113362745 isoform X2, giving the protein MNFFFEDRAMDFHSLTRRQLQSLCKKNKIPANMTNVAMADALSSLTTVEGIEDVGKSMPETPLTTRKTTTARKPVKRETDLVSNSVARPNRAPLTGKPSGSQIIIPSTPATRSCRKKVTGALVSRRSVCKIEEDSDVGEEVPVVDNVYSTRRSTILQHKSGVKVSVCDQKVGGGRNDTIKIEMLSEEENDGDTKSEVTSDVQQENDVVKIEMVSIEEDESKAEVTSDVQQNNDAKIEMFIKEENDEEIKSQSEVTSEIQQTNEGIKVEVLKEEQDVDSGNLSNTLDFVELFVLEKSRDLEEFPVDSDGDQDATSEGSSSALIMREVSRDNISEALDGCISEVSSAPMISTEESMDIALHKSSPVEEETEQSKYQNEHQSMVSEDQPMEINEVVDSKGAKDLEKFIDENELSDVKVIEVISENLEDLNVDEGNCKLTSEVELYDVKGTEVCTSEVSFAPVVSVEESMDIADVLSKASLMGENFIDKNEDQNIESENQSLETYGVETGVTSDLELMCTHKDDNSGVRFTEVEAIYTDGSSTMVVKTENLGNRNEVVAGVKAALGLESKFTDENVPSDVKFTEVEDTHSDVSSPMVEITENLEDSNVVFEVNPTSDLNLKYVDEEELGDFKVTKVDAFYADESSPMMEKTENLEDSSMVAEVKAAPDLDLKFVDEDELSDVNVSDVEAIYADESSPMVEETDKLDTSNVVVEFKATPDLELKFVDENELSDVKVSEVEATYSDESSLMVEKAENLEDSNAVVETTGADDLELKFIDEDELTNAKLAEAQAIYADASSPMVEKTENLENPNVEEGKSMRIYEASKAEEFESLKGSMKEVMSSLEDKKCNIEAQQEDILLVLTEVEAAINHGSEIQLVGLEKSDSISDYLEMAAILDDDWLSDNETSSYESEDDFDTKAPNPDTMEEMEDTELDAEEEISAAAEENEDCSRVDISNAVEEYSISPSVNNPTVNETVMSVTTPTKTIALENVVRGTTPLKSSTKKNAATTPRSFIIFNESKEINESGKLGARSTSKVADKIVPIEKENTGESTAQRKLKATSVRQLKKMIKQLTLKDNKNTIVEEQVHLGKKPALQYNKKTTIKVKVGKRAALQQLSDNCLADEKQK; this is encoded by the exons atGAATTTTTTCTTTGAGGATAGAGCGATGGATTTCCATAGTCTAACAAGGAGACAGCTACAATCTCTTTGTAAGAAGAATAAGATTCCAGCCAATATGACTAACGTCGCCATGGCGGATGCACTTTCTTCTCTAACGACA GTTGAGGGAATTGAAGATGTTGGAAAATCTATGCCAGAGACACCACTCACCACCAGGAAAACCACCACTGCAAGAAAACCAGTTAAACGTGAAACTGATTTGGTCTCTAATAGTGTTGCTAGACCTAATCGTGCACCATTAACAGGAAAGCCATCTGGATCGCAGATTATTATACCCAGTACTCCAGCAACAAGAAGTTGTAGGAAAAAGGTAACTGGAGCTTTGGTTTCTCGCAGAAGTGTGTGCAAGATTGAGGAAGATAGTGATGTGGGGGAGGAAGTTCCTGTGGTTGATAATGTGTATAGTACGAGGCGATCGACCATATTGCAGCATAAATCTGGAGTTAAAGTTTCTGTGTGTGACCAGAAGGTAGGAGGAGGAAGAAATGACACTATTAAAATTGAAATGTTgtctgaagaagaaaatgatgggGACACAAAATCTGAAGTAACTAGTGATGTTCAACAGGAAAATGATGTTGTTAAGATTGAAATGGTGTccatagaagaagatgaatcaaaGGCTGAAGTTACTAGTGATGTCCAACAGAACAACGATGCTAAGATTGAGATGTTTATTAAAGAGGAAAATGATGAGGAGATCAAGTCACAGTCTGAAGTAACTAGTGAAATTCAACAGACAAATGAGG GAATTAAGGTCGAGGTTTTGAAAGAAGAACAAGATGTTGATTCTGGAAACTTGTCTAATACTTTGGACTTTGTTGAATTGTTTGTGTTGGAGAAATCTAGAGATTTGGAAGAATTTCCAGTTGATTCAGATGGTGATCAAGATGCTACTTCTGAAGGTTCTTCTTCTGCTCTGATCATGAGAGAGGTCTCTAGGGACAACATTTCTGAGGCTCTTGATGGATGCATTTCTGAAGTTTCTTCTGCTCCTATGATATCTACAGAGGAATCAATGGACATTGCTCTTCATAAATCTTCCCCAGTGGAGGAGGAAACTGAACAATCTAAATACCAAAATGAGCATCAAAGCATGGTAAGTGAAGATCAACCCATGGAGATCAATGAGGTTGTAGACAGTAAGGGTGCTAAGGATTTGGAGAAGTTCATAGATGAGAATGAGCTTAGTGATGTCAAAGTTATTGAAGTTATATCTGAAAATCTGGAAGACTTAAATGTTGATGAAGGAAACTGTAAGCTCACATCTGAAGTTGAGCTTTACGATGTCAAAGGCACTGAAGTTTGCACTTCTGAAGTTTCCTTTGCTCCTGTTGTATCTGTAGAGGAGTCCATGGACATTGCTGATGTTCTCAGTAAAGCTTCTCTAATGGGTGAAAATTTTATAGACAAAAATGAAGATCAAAACATAGAAAGTGAAAATCAATCCTTAGAAACTTATGGAGTTGAAACTGGGGTCACTAGTGATTTGGAATTGATGTGCACACACAAAGATGATAATAGTGGCGTCAGGTTTACTGAAGTCGAAGCAATATATACAGATGGATCTTCTACAATGGTGGTGAAAACTGAAAATTTGGGGAATAGAAATGAGGTTGTTGCTGGAGTTAAGGCCGCTCTTGGTTTGGAATCGAAGTTCACAGATGAAAATGTGCCTAGTGATGTAAAATTCACTGAAGTTGAAGATACACACAGCGACGTATCTTCTCCAATGGTGGAGATAACTGAAAATTTGGAAGACTCAAATGTGGTGTTTGAAGTTAATCCCACTTCTGATTTGAATTTGAAGTACGTAGACGAGGAAGAGCTTGGCGATTTCAAGGTGACTAAAGTGGATGCATTCTATGCTGACGAATCTTCTCCAATGATGGAGAAAACTGAAAATTTGGAAGACTCAAGTATGGTTGCTGAAGTTAAGGCCGCTCCTGATTTGGACTTGAAGTTTGTAGATGAGGACGAGCTTAGTGATGTCAATGTCTCTGATGTCGAAGCAATCTATGCCGATGAATCTTCTCCAATGGTAGAGGAAACTGACAAATTGGACACCTCAAATGTGGTTGTTGAATTTAAGGCCACTCCTGATCTGGAATTGAAGTTCGTAGATGAGAATGAGCTTAGTGATGTCAAGGTTTCTGAAGTGGAAGCAACATATTCAGATGAATCTTCTCTAATGGTGGAGAAAGCTGAAAATTTGGAAGACTCAAATGCAGTTGTTGAAACTACGGGCGCTGATGATTTAGAATTGAAGTTCATAGATGAGGATGAGCTTACTAATGCCAAGCTCGCTGAAGCTCAAGCAATCTATGCTGATGCATCTTCCCCAATGGTAGAAAAAACTGAAAATTTGGAGAACCCAAATGTCGAGGAAGGGAAGAGTATGCGCATATATGAGGCCTCTAAAGCTGAAGAATTTGAATCCTTGAAAGGCTCGATGAAGGAAGTCATGAGTAGTCTGGAAGATAAAAAATGTAATATAGAGGCTCAGCAAGAGGATATCCTTCTAGTTTTAACTGAGGTTGAAGCTGCCATCAATCATGGATCAGAAATTCAGCTGGTGGGTTTGGAAAAATCTGATTCAATTTCAGATTATCTTGAAATGGCAGCTATTCTTGATGATGATTGGTTGTCTGACAATGAAACATCTTCTTATGAGTCTGAAGATGATTTTGATACCAAGGCACCTAATCCTGATACCATGGAGGAGATGGAGGATACTGAGTTAGATGCTGAAGAGGAGATCTCAGCTGCTGCCGAGGAGAATGAGGACTGTTCCAGGGTTGACATTTCAAATGCTGTTGAGGAGTACTCCATCTCTCCATCAGTCAATAATCCAACTGTGAACGAGACTGTAATGTCTGTTACAACTCCTACCAAAACTATTGCTTTAGAGAATGTGGTACGAGGAACGACACCCTTGAAATCATCTACCAAGAAGAATGCTGCTACTACTCCCAGAAGTTTTATCATTTTCAATGAAAGCAAGGAGATCAATGAAAGCGGCAAACTCGGTGCAAGAAGTACTTCTAAGGTGGCAGATAAAATAGTACCTATAGAGAAGGAGAACACAGGTGAAAGCACTGCTCAAAGAAAATTGAAAGCTACAAGTGTAAGACAACTAAAAAAGATGATCAAACAACTCACTCTCAAGGACAATAAGAATACCATTGTCGAG GAGCAGGTGCATTTGGGGAAAAAGCCTGCACTACAATACAATAAAAAAACCACTATCAAG GTGAAGGTGGGTAAGAGGGCTGCACTACAACAATTGAGCGATAACTGTTTGGCGGATGAGAAACAAAAGTGA
- the LOC113362745 gene encoding uncharacterized protein LOC113362745 isoform X1 encodes MNFFFEDRAMDFHSLTRRQLQSLCKKNKIPANMTNVAMADALSSLTTVEGIEDVGKSMPETPLTTRKTTTARKPVKRETDLVSNSVARPNRAPLTGKPSGSQIIIPSTPATRSCRKKVTGALVSRRSVCKIEEDSDVGEEVPVVDNVYSTRRSTILQHKSGVKVSVCDQKVGGGRNDTIKIEMLSEEENDGDTKSEVTSDVQQENDVVKIEMVSIEEDESKAEVTSDVQQNNDAKIEMFIKEENDEEIKSQSEVTSEIQQTNEGIKVEVLKEEQDVDSGNLSNTLDFVELFVLEKSRDLEEFPVDSDGDQDATSEGSSSALIMREVSRDNISEALDGCISEVSSAPMISTEESMDIALHKSSPVEEETEQSKYQNEHQSMVSEDQPMEINEVVDSKGAKDLEKFIDENELSDVKVIEVISENLEDLNVDEGNCKLTSEVELYDVKGTEVCTSEVSFAPVVSVEESMDIADVLSKASLMGENFIDKNEDQNIESENQSLETYGVETGVTSDLELMCTHKDDNSGVRFTEVEAIYTDGSSTMVVKTENLGNRNEVVAGVKAALGLESKFTDENVPSDVKFTEVEDTHSDVSSPMVEITENLEDSNVVFEVNPTSDLNLKYVDEEELGDFKVTKVDAFYADESSPMMEKTENLEDSSMVAEVKAAPDLDLKFVDEDELSDVNVSDVEAIYADESSPMVEETDKLDTSNVVVEFKATPDLELKFVDENELSDVKVSEVEATYSDESSLMVEKAENLEDSNAVVETTGADDLELKFIDEDELTNAKLAEAQAIYADASSPMVEKTENLENPNVEEGKSMRIYEASKAEEFESLKGSMKEVMSSLEDKKCNIEAQQEDILLVLTEVEAAINHGSEIQLVGLEKSDSISDYLEMAAILDDDWLSDNETSSYESEDDFDTKAPNPDTMEEMEDTELDAEEEISAAAEENEDCSRVDISNAVEEYSISPSVNNPTVNETVMSVTTPTKTIALENVVRGTTPLKSSTKKNAATTPRSFIIFNESKEINESGKLGARSTSKVADKIVPIEKENTGESTAQRKLKATSVRQLKKMIKQLTLKDNKNTIVEEQVHLGKKPALQYNKKTTIKEQVKVGKRAALQQLSDNCLADEKQK; translated from the exons atGAATTTTTTCTTTGAGGATAGAGCGATGGATTTCCATAGTCTAACAAGGAGACAGCTACAATCTCTTTGTAAGAAGAATAAGATTCCAGCCAATATGACTAACGTCGCCATGGCGGATGCACTTTCTTCTCTAACGACA GTTGAGGGAATTGAAGATGTTGGAAAATCTATGCCAGAGACACCACTCACCACCAGGAAAACCACCACTGCAAGAAAACCAGTTAAACGTGAAACTGATTTGGTCTCTAATAGTGTTGCTAGACCTAATCGTGCACCATTAACAGGAAAGCCATCTGGATCGCAGATTATTATACCCAGTACTCCAGCAACAAGAAGTTGTAGGAAAAAGGTAACTGGAGCTTTGGTTTCTCGCAGAAGTGTGTGCAAGATTGAGGAAGATAGTGATGTGGGGGAGGAAGTTCCTGTGGTTGATAATGTGTATAGTACGAGGCGATCGACCATATTGCAGCATAAATCTGGAGTTAAAGTTTCTGTGTGTGACCAGAAGGTAGGAGGAGGAAGAAATGACACTATTAAAATTGAAATGTTgtctgaagaagaaaatgatgggGACACAAAATCTGAAGTAACTAGTGATGTTCAACAGGAAAATGATGTTGTTAAGATTGAAATGGTGTccatagaagaagatgaatcaaaGGCTGAAGTTACTAGTGATGTCCAACAGAACAACGATGCTAAGATTGAGATGTTTATTAAAGAGGAAAATGATGAGGAGATCAAGTCACAGTCTGAAGTAACTAGTGAAATTCAACAGACAAATGAGG GAATTAAGGTCGAGGTTTTGAAAGAAGAACAAGATGTTGATTCTGGAAACTTGTCTAATACTTTGGACTTTGTTGAATTGTTTGTGTTGGAGAAATCTAGAGATTTGGAAGAATTTCCAGTTGATTCAGATGGTGATCAAGATGCTACTTCTGAAGGTTCTTCTTCTGCTCTGATCATGAGAGAGGTCTCTAGGGACAACATTTCTGAGGCTCTTGATGGATGCATTTCTGAAGTTTCTTCTGCTCCTATGATATCTACAGAGGAATCAATGGACATTGCTCTTCATAAATCTTCCCCAGTGGAGGAGGAAACTGAACAATCTAAATACCAAAATGAGCATCAAAGCATGGTAAGTGAAGATCAACCCATGGAGATCAATGAGGTTGTAGACAGTAAGGGTGCTAAGGATTTGGAGAAGTTCATAGATGAGAATGAGCTTAGTGATGTCAAAGTTATTGAAGTTATATCTGAAAATCTGGAAGACTTAAATGTTGATGAAGGAAACTGTAAGCTCACATCTGAAGTTGAGCTTTACGATGTCAAAGGCACTGAAGTTTGCACTTCTGAAGTTTCCTTTGCTCCTGTTGTATCTGTAGAGGAGTCCATGGACATTGCTGATGTTCTCAGTAAAGCTTCTCTAATGGGTGAAAATTTTATAGACAAAAATGAAGATCAAAACATAGAAAGTGAAAATCAATCCTTAGAAACTTATGGAGTTGAAACTGGGGTCACTAGTGATTTGGAATTGATGTGCACACACAAAGATGATAATAGTGGCGTCAGGTTTACTGAAGTCGAAGCAATATATACAGATGGATCTTCTACAATGGTGGTGAAAACTGAAAATTTGGGGAATAGAAATGAGGTTGTTGCTGGAGTTAAGGCCGCTCTTGGTTTGGAATCGAAGTTCACAGATGAAAATGTGCCTAGTGATGTAAAATTCACTGAAGTTGAAGATACACACAGCGACGTATCTTCTCCAATGGTGGAGATAACTGAAAATTTGGAAGACTCAAATGTGGTGTTTGAAGTTAATCCCACTTCTGATTTGAATTTGAAGTACGTAGACGAGGAAGAGCTTGGCGATTTCAAGGTGACTAAAGTGGATGCATTCTATGCTGACGAATCTTCTCCAATGATGGAGAAAACTGAAAATTTGGAAGACTCAAGTATGGTTGCTGAAGTTAAGGCCGCTCCTGATTTGGACTTGAAGTTTGTAGATGAGGACGAGCTTAGTGATGTCAATGTCTCTGATGTCGAAGCAATCTATGCCGATGAATCTTCTCCAATGGTAGAGGAAACTGACAAATTGGACACCTCAAATGTGGTTGTTGAATTTAAGGCCACTCCTGATCTGGAATTGAAGTTCGTAGATGAGAATGAGCTTAGTGATGTCAAGGTTTCTGAAGTGGAAGCAACATATTCAGATGAATCTTCTCTAATGGTGGAGAAAGCTGAAAATTTGGAAGACTCAAATGCAGTTGTTGAAACTACGGGCGCTGATGATTTAGAATTGAAGTTCATAGATGAGGATGAGCTTACTAATGCCAAGCTCGCTGAAGCTCAAGCAATCTATGCTGATGCATCTTCCCCAATGGTAGAAAAAACTGAAAATTTGGAGAACCCAAATGTCGAGGAAGGGAAGAGTATGCGCATATATGAGGCCTCTAAAGCTGAAGAATTTGAATCCTTGAAAGGCTCGATGAAGGAAGTCATGAGTAGTCTGGAAGATAAAAAATGTAATATAGAGGCTCAGCAAGAGGATATCCTTCTAGTTTTAACTGAGGTTGAAGCTGCCATCAATCATGGATCAGAAATTCAGCTGGTGGGTTTGGAAAAATCTGATTCAATTTCAGATTATCTTGAAATGGCAGCTATTCTTGATGATGATTGGTTGTCTGACAATGAAACATCTTCTTATGAGTCTGAAGATGATTTTGATACCAAGGCACCTAATCCTGATACCATGGAGGAGATGGAGGATACTGAGTTAGATGCTGAAGAGGAGATCTCAGCTGCTGCCGAGGAGAATGAGGACTGTTCCAGGGTTGACATTTCAAATGCTGTTGAGGAGTACTCCATCTCTCCATCAGTCAATAATCCAACTGTGAACGAGACTGTAATGTCTGTTACAACTCCTACCAAAACTATTGCTTTAGAGAATGTGGTACGAGGAACGACACCCTTGAAATCATCTACCAAGAAGAATGCTGCTACTACTCCCAGAAGTTTTATCATTTTCAATGAAAGCAAGGAGATCAATGAAAGCGGCAAACTCGGTGCAAGAAGTACTTCTAAGGTGGCAGATAAAATAGTACCTATAGAGAAGGAGAACACAGGTGAAAGCACTGCTCAAAGAAAATTGAAAGCTACAAGTGTAAGACAACTAAAAAAGATGATCAAACAACTCACTCTCAAGGACAATAAGAATACCATTGTCGAG GAGCAGGTGCATTTGGGGAAAAAGCCTGCACTACAATACAATAAAAAAACCACTATCAAG GAACAGGTGAAGGTGGGTAAGAGGGCTGCACTACAACAATTGAGCGATAACTGTTTGGCGGATGAGAAACAAAAGTGA
- the LOC113362746 gene encoding recQ-mediated genome instability protein 1-like, producing the protein MSRRRRFRMNSSSDEEDISVSETLISSNATPNPNSNDPVNTSATSEVIPLEISDEDFADVPEEFSPPRPNRLQNQDQSFQDSVAETIPSLSSSTESSTGTTIDSFLGNLGLKLRTEWLHSCASELNNSIPGYANLNVAEKGRLIFEQFLFSDMNLSGGGLLPENVHTLHLVDLPGPFVLQVDEIVNISCHLRDRYQNVPAGIKRCLKLSMTDGVQRVFGMEYRPINSLQVLAPAGLKVVIRNVNVRRGLLMLVPEVLEVLGGVVEDLEIARKKLVEEVNKPPRGKRTRTGVVHPLASRATIAAWKPDDVDDGANGVGNSAIADNSTLQDAIPSRSSTQGTPYAPSSNNTFIRSRGTTDQVSGFPNRASNVEGDPISRTASAPSATNTFGRSRETTQQETGISNRASNVECNTASRVAAGFNEINMVDATAPSATNTFRRSRETAQQEAEISNRTSSVECNTTSRVAAGFNEIDMVDATTPSATNTFRRSRETTHQETEISNRASNVECNRGSRVAAGSNEINMVDATVAMSEIDITEEEFAVPSRRPNIECNPSSNAVPYVGEIAIDNSHRLTGDKEIPFTYLASLLSDWAVKMDGAPFIRGKIKCVMTGVRGFQLKNRTKYELLVYADDGSLISEVCIDHNVVQTRIGHSPEEVNAALSSPDKNIVGKMRETMMAFQTILSNFEGTLLVEMNKNSTVPVVLEMNEGSSTSDAWWLLRRLDLFTSPQTPQHHQLEPIAISP; encoded by the exons ATGTCTAGGCGAAGACGTTTTAGGATGAACTCTTCCTCTGATGAAGAAGACATCTctgtttcagaaaccctaatttcttcaaacGCAACCCCCAATCCCAACTCTAATGATCCAGTAAACACTTCTGCTACTTCAGAAGTTATTCCTCTTGAAATCTCCGATGAAGATTTCGCCGATGTTCCTGAAGAATTCTCTCCTCCAAGACCGAACCGATTGCAAAATCAAGATCAATCTTTTCAAGATTCAGTTGCGGAGACGATTCCCTCTCTTTCCTCCTCTACGGAAAGTAGTACTGGAACCACGATTGATAGTTTTCTTGGGAATCTTGGATTGAAATTGAGAACAGAATGGTTGCATTCATGTGCTTCTGAGTTGAATAACTCTATTCCCGGTTATGCTAACTTGAATGTTGCTGAGAAAGGGAGGCTCATTTTCGAGCAGTTTTTGTTTTCTGATATGAATTTATCTGGTGGTGGTTTGCTTCCTGAAAATGTTCATACTTTGCATCTAGTTGATCTTCCGGGTCCATTTGTTCTTCAG GTTGATGAGATAGTTAATATAAGTTGTCATCTACGAGATAGGTATCAGAATGTTCCTGCAGGGATCAAGAGGTGTCTTAAGTTGTCTATGACGGATGGTGTTCAACGTGTATTTGGCATGGAGTACAGACCTATCAATAGTCTTCAAGTTTTAGCTCCTGCTGGTTTGAAG GTTGTCATCCGTAATGTAAATGTTCGGCGTGGGCTTCTAATGCTGGTGCCTGAAGTCTTGGAAGTACTTGGTGGAGTGGTGGAAGATTTGGAAATTGCACGCAAGAAATTAGTTGAAGAAGTAAATAAGCCTCCTAGGGGTAAAAG AACGCGGACAGGGGTTGTTCATCCTTTGGCTTCTAGAGCTACTATTGCTGCTTGGAAACCTGATGATGTTGACGATGGTGCCAATGGTGTTGGAAATAGTGCCATTGCTGACAATTCAACTTTGCAGGATGCGATTCCCTCTAGATCATCTACCCAAG GAACTCCATATGCGCCATCTTCTAACAACACCTTTATAAGGTCAAGGGGAACGACCGACCAAGTGTCTGGATTTCCCAATAGGGCTTCCAATGTTGAAGGTGATCCAATATCTAGAACTGCAAGTGCCCCATCTGCCACCAACACCTTTGGAAGGTCAAGAGAAACGACCCAACAAGAGACTGGAATTTCCAATAGGGCATCCAATGTTGAATGCAACACGGCATCTAGAGTTGCTGCTGGGTTTAATGAAATCAATATGGTTGATGCTACTGCCCCATCTGCCACCAACACCTTTAGAAGGTCAAGAGAAACGGCCCAACAGGAGGCTGAAATTTCCAATAGGACATCCAGTGTTGAATGTAACACGACATCTAGAGTTGCTGCTGGGTTTAATGAAATCGATATGGTTGATGCTACTACCCCATCTGCCACCAACACCTTTAGAAGGTCAAGAGAAACGACCCATCAGGAGACTGAAATTTCCAATAGGGCATCCAATGTTGAATGTAACAGGGGATCTAGAGTTGCTGCCGGGTCTAATGAAATCAATATGGTTGATGCTACTGTGGctatgtctgaaattgatatcACAGAAGAAGAGTTTGCTGTCCCCAGTAGGAGGCCAAACATAGAATGTAACCCATCCTCTAACGCTGTTCCTTATGTTGGGGAAATTGCTATAGACAACTCACACAGATTAACTGGAGATAAAGAGATTCCTTTTACATACTTGGCTAGTTTGTTGTCTGATTGGGCCGTGAAGATGGATGGCGCACCATTCATCCGGGGTAAAATCAAG TGTGTCATGACTGGCGTAAGAGGATTCCAGCTTAAGAATAGGACAAAGTATGAGCTTCTCGTTTATGCTGATGATGGGAGCCTCATTTCCGAGGTTTGCATCGACCACAAT GTTGTGCAAACTCGAATAGGTCATTCTCCGGAGGAGGTTAATGCTGCTCTCTCTTCTCCAGACAAGAACATAGTTGGTAAGATGAGGGAGACCATGATGGCATTTCAGACCATTTTGTCCAATTTTGAG GGTACGTTGCTGGTAGAGATGAACAAAAACTCTACTGTCCCTGTTGTCCTTGAGATGAACGAGGGCAGTTCAACATCTGATGCCTGGTGGCTTCTGAGACGACTTGACTTGTTCACATCTCCGCAAACCCCACAGCATCATCAACTAGAACCCATTGCAATATCACCTTAG